GGTAGACTTGTTTACTAAAATAGGAGCGGTGATTCAAAAGGTAGACCCAGCTTACAAAAACACAGTTATTAATCAAGCGGGCCTACACTCCGACCACCAAAGCTTTATGCTAGAAGGTATTCCGACGGCTTCGCCTATTGGTAGTATTGCTCCTGATGCCGTAGGGTGTTATCATGCCAACTGTGATAGCTTTGATTTAATCAAGAAAGATGAAATGCTAAATACTGTGCGTTATACCGCTATGATGCTGTATGCCATAGCCAATACCGAGGCAATTCCTGCAAAAAAACTAGACTATTATGCAACTCGTGACTTTTTTATTAAGCAAAACTTGAGAAAAGAATTAGAGCTAGGACGTGAGTGGAAATGGGGAACAGTTGAATAATAGATTTTTTTTATTAAATTTATCTCAAACAATGCCACTGATAAGGTTACGAAGAACTTAATTTTATTCGTAAATTTGAAAATTAATGAAGTAGAATCCCATAAAGTCCTACAATTAGCATAACTCCTTACTTAAAACAGTATAATCCTTAACCTTTATAAAAGTATGGCATTTTTTGATCATAATATCGAACTCAAGGATGATAAGCCTTCAAACATTATCAAAGTCATAGGTGTAGGCGGTGGCGGTAGTAATGCCGTTCGCCATATGTATGACATGAAAATTCAGGATGTTGATTTTATCGTTTGTAACACCGACTTACAAGCCTTGAACGACAATTCTGTTCCTACCAAATTACAATTAGGAGCAATATTGACAGAAGGTTTGGGTGCGGGAACAGAGCCAGAACAGGGTAAATTAGCTGCCGAAGAAAGTGCTGCCCAAATTACGGCCTTGCTAGAAGGAAATACCAAAATGGTATTTATTACAGCAGGTATGGGAGGGGGTACTGGAACGGGGGCTGCTCCTGTAATAGCAAAAATTGCAAAGAGTTTAGATATTTTAACGGTTGCCATTGTTACAGCCCCTTATTCTTGGGAAGGAACAGAAAAAATTGATGCCGCTATGCGGGGTATCGAGGAGCTACAGCGTACTTGCGACACAGTGTTGGTAGTCTTGAACGATAAATTGCTAGAAATCTATGAAGATTTGAATATACTCGAAGCTTTTGAACATGCCGACGATGTATTGGCCAATGCCGCAAAATCGGTTGCAGAAGTAATCACAAAGTCTGGTAAAATCAATGCAGACTTTAAAGATGTGAAAAAAGTACTCAGCAATGCAGGACAAGCTGTCATGAGTACTGCTTCATCTAAAGGACAAAATAGAGCGGCAGAAGTAATTAAAAGTGCCTTGGATTCGCCTTTGCTCAACAACAAAGATATTAAAGGTGCCAAACGTATTCTTGTTACTGTGGCTACAAGTAAAGCCAAAGTAATGGGGGTAAAAGAGCAACAAATTATCACTGATTATATCATGAAAGAAATTGGTGATGCCCCTGCTGGTTTTAAATTGGGCTTTATTATCGACGATGATTTGGGCGAAGAAATGCGAGTGACGGTTATTGCAGCAGGATTTGACCTACCCGAAGATGCACCACTCCCGATTAATTTGAAT
The DNA window shown above is from Flectobacillus major DSM 103 and carries:
- the ftsZ gene encoding cell division protein FtsZ, which encodes MAFFDHNIELKDDKPSNIIKVIGVGGGGSNAVRHMYDMKIQDVDFIVCNTDLQALNDNSVPTKLQLGAILTEGLGAGTEPEQGKLAAEESAAQITALLEGNTKMVFITAGMGGGTGTGAAPVIAKIAKSLDILTVAIVTAPYSWEGTEKIDAAMRGIEELQRTCDTVLVVLNDKLLEIYEDLNILEAFEHADDVLANAAKSVAEVITKSGKINADFKDVKKVLSNAGQAVMSTASSKGQNRAAEVIKSALDSPLLNNKDIKGAKRILVTVATSKAKVMGVKEQQIITDYIMKEIGDAPAGFKLGFIIDDDLGEEMRVTVIAAGFDLPEDAPLPINLNNIKEEEKKTVVKAKTEKKEGEKVITPTHVVSKQPVVVYEEEEEEEELVVEDKPEAKPIMQFNFKHEDDSLRIRKMIDAFCQKTPAEADLETPAYLRYKVQLLDISQVPEVELFDQPLYG